A single genomic interval of Helicoverpa armigera isolate CAAS_96S chromosome 22, ASM3070526v1, whole genome shotgun sequence harbors:
- the LOC126053514 gene encoding uncharacterized protein LOC126053514: protein MANVLTTISSLALADPSFDTPNKIDLLLGAEVYGQILLEGLIKGSSSQLIAQNTRLGWILSGQVGEINQSETCHNTVVTLHSTLTDENSLLKKFWELEAEPKGLNDKAYLTPEEQKCEEIFKGTTKRDESGRYIVHMPFRSSDPSCKYGGSKDIALKRFLTLEKRFLRNPDFKAQYSAVIKEYLDLNHMDIVQDSNKESAVYLPHHAVIRNDKSTTKLRIVFDASCVGSNGVSLNHDLMVGPPLQPDLRHIIMRWRRKPICLVADIVKMYRQVRVCDEHTDFQRILWRENPDDEIQVLRHLRVTFGTSSAPYLAVRSLQQLAQDEGAEFPLAKTRVLSDFYMDDLMAGCQTIEEGVEIYKQITELLKRGGFQLQKWASNNEELLKLIEDGQQISQTQGNMVLKTDAISKILGLTWDKDNDEFVYTIQLKELDLPVTKRKVISDIARLFDPLGWLAPTIITAKVFIQRIWMTGIEWDAELPAPLLKEWLDFRENLRNLVKFRLPRWINSSKDNRVLELHGFSDASNVAYAAVVYVRIIDREGHIHTNLVTAKTKVAPVKQRLTRELCMAGRN from the exons ATGGCAAACGTTTTAACCACAATTTCGTCTTTGGCTTTAGCAGATCCTTCGTTCGATACGCCGAACAAGATTGACTTGCTTTTAGGCGCCGAAGTTTATGGCCAGATTTTGTTAGAAGGTTTAATCAAAGGTTCATCCAGTCAACTCATCGCGCAAAACACAAGACTAGGATGGATCTTATCTGGTCAAGTAGGTGAAATCAACCAAAGCGAAACATGCCACAATACCGTCGTTACACTGCATTCTACTCTCACAGATGAAAATAGTCTCCTTAAAAAATTCTGGGAGCTAGAAGCTGAGCCCAAAGGCCTTAACGATAAGGCGTACTTGACCCCAGAAGAGCAGAAGTGCGAAGAGATATTCAAGGGCACGACTAAGCGAGATGAATCTGGTCGCTATATTGTGCACATGCCCTTCAGGTCAAGTGATCCTTCTTGTAAATATGGGGGATCAAAGGACATTGCTCTCAAACGCTTTTTAACCTTAGAAAAGCGATTTCTAAGGAATCCAGACTTCAAGGCTCAGTATTCAGCGGTTATCAAGGAGTACTTGGATCTTAATCATATGGATATAGTACAAGATAGTAACAAGGAAAGTGCTGTGTACCTACCTCATCATGCAGTCATTCGAAACGACAAGAGTACAACAAAGTTGCGCATTGTGTTTGATGCATCATGTGTAGGCAGCAACGGAGTGTCTCTTAATCATGATTTAATGGTGGGTCCTCCTCTACAACCTGATCTTCGTCATATTATCATGCGGTGGCGTCGTAAACCTATCTGTCTGGTCGCAGACATCGTTAAGATGTACAGGCAGGTTAGGGTATGCGATGAACACACAGATTTTCAGCGCATATTATGGCGGGAGAATCCAGATGACGAAATTCAGGTGTTACGTCATTTGCGAGTAACTTTTGGAACTTCATCGGCGCCTTACCTGGCAGTAAGATCATTGCAGCAGTTAGCTCAGGACGAAGGCGCTGAATTCCCTTTAGCAAAAACCCGTGTTCTTTCAGATTTCTACATGGATGACCTTATGGCAGGCTGTCAAACCATAGAAGAGGGAGTAGAAATATATAAGCAGATAACTGAGTTACTTAAACGTGGAGGGTTTCAGCTTCAAAAGTGGGCTAGTAACAAcgaagaattattaaaattaattgaagacGGTCAACAAATATCACAAACACAAGGGAACATGGTATTAAAAACTGATgctatttcgaaaatattagGCTTAACGTGGGACAAAGACAATGACGAGTTCGTTTACACAATTCAACTTAAGGAGCTAGATTTACCAGTTACGAAGCGTAAGGTTATTTCAGACATAGCACGACTATTCGATCCCCTTGGATGGTTAGCACCGACAATCATCACTGCGAAGGTGTTCATTCAACGAATATGGATGACTGGGATCGAATGGGATGCAGAACTACCTGCACCATTGCTGAAAGAATGGCTTGACTTTCGAGAAAACCTTCGTAACCTTGTTAAGTTTCGTCTGCCTCGTTGGATCAACTCTAGCAAAGATAACAGAGTTCTAGAATTACATGGCTTTTCAGATGCGTCCAATGTAGCATACGCCGCGGTGGTATACGTTCGCATCATTGACAGAGAAGGACACATTCATACAAACTTGGTGACTGCAAAGACTAAGGTGGCTCCTGTTAAGCAG AGGCTCACGAGAGAACTTTGCATGGCGGGCCGCAATTGA